GCCCCGagcttctgtctcttcctctgtaAAACGAATGTCCGGGCAGAGCGAGATGCCTGGCGTACAATAAGCGCTTAATAAATGCCAGTTGTAGCCATTGCCATTGGACGGACCCTTCGAGGGCCACACGGTGCATCCTGGCCCTGCCCCCACGGGTCCAGGGCTGTTAGAGAAGGGAGGCCGTGGTGTGGGGGGTGGCGAGAGCCCAGCTCCTGTCCCGGCTTTGCTCCGGGGCTGCCGTGAAGCCCCTGGCAGACCCCGCTCTCTCTCGACCGTAATGTCCCCGTGTGTCACGTGGAGACGCTGACCCGAGGGCCATCCAGAAAAGCGGTGCACGGGCTCGCCGGTGAGGGCATTTCCGCCTGCGCCAGCGTGGCTCGTGGGGACTCTCGCCCCACGACGCACGGTGCCTTCTGCACACTCACGCCAAGCCTCACAAAGCTGTCAGAAGCAGGGTGTGTGGGCCTCACGGAGCAGCCGGGGCCACGGCCGGCCGGCCTTGATGAGTCTGCAGAGGGCTGGTCCTGTCCCACATCCAGAAGCCCATCCGAGCTGGCTGGGGTGCAGTCCTGGGCCGTGCAGCCACTGACCCCGACTTCAGTCCAGGTTGCTGTGGGCTCCTCTGTTGTGGGTGACGCTTGCTCCCCAGTGAGGTGTTCTGTGGGCTTCCTTTCGGGCTAGAGGCCCCCCCCAGGGGGCGAGGGGCAGGTTTGCTGGGCCTCTGAGGCCCCTGAGCACCGACTGCGCCCCAGGCCCGGTCCCAGGCGCTTGGGATTCGGccacaaacaaaacaagacacagtTCCCTTCGTTAGGCTCCCGTGTTCTACTGGGGTGACAGGCAATAAAATAAACGGTCAGTAAATGATACAAAATCTTGGAAGTTGGTAAAGGCACTTGGGAAAATGAAGCAGGAGGAATAGAGTGGTGGGAGGCACAATTTTATGCACACCGAGACAGGGAGGAAGTGATCCCAGCAACAGAGATTccaggtaaaaaaacaaaaacaaagaaacctaaAAGCTCAGAGAAGTACAGTAACTTGCCCAAGCTCACACAGCAAGGAAGAGCAGAGCTGGTGCCCATTGACCCTCTGCGCCCAGATAGACTTGATCTACCCTTCCACCCACCTTCCCTGAGACCCAAAGTCCCAGCAGGAGTCTGGGTCCACCAGCCCCCTTCCAgggatttttgtgggttttttttgtatttttctgaagttggaaacaggaggcagtcagacagactcccacatgcgctcgaccaggatccacccagcatgcccaccagggggtgatgctctgcccatccggggcgtcgctctgttgcaaccagagccattctagcgcccgagcgcagaggctatagagccatcctcagtgccagggccaactttgctccaatggagccttggctgcaggaggggaagagagagacagagaggaaggagagggggaggggtggagaagcagatgggcgcttctcctgtgtgccctggccgggaatcgaaccctggactcctgcacgccaggccgacgctctaccactgagccaaccggccaggaccccgaGGGGGTTTTGATTCTGTTCCATGTGCAGGTACTGCCCTTCCCTGTTCAGAGACAGGACAAGGGAGGTTAGAGAAGGGCCATGCCTCATGGAGAGACCACCCAGGGGGCAGTTAGCAGCCTGGCCTCCTCGGACTCCTGACCTTAACCCAGGCTGTTTGGACGCCAGTGTCACCTTTGCTGCTACTGCCACCAAGCCAGAAAAACCTGCCGGGCCGGACCAGATGCTGTAGCATCAGGGCTGACTTGATCCTTGGGGCTTTTCCTCTGACAGCCTGGGAGCCCGGCCCAGCCCCTCAGCCCCCTGGGCAGGTGGGTGTGGGggtcacacacagagagacaatACAGGCGCTCTGCTGGGAGGGATGCACACGCCCAGTCCCACACACACCCGCACGCACGCGCAGTGGAGACAGACGCCGGGCACGCACAGGCCAGGATCCTGCAGGCACAGGTGCCCTCGGCTCCGCCCGCTGTCCTGCACCAGCTGGGGGTACCCCTCTTTTGGCCACGCCCAGGTTCAGAGCCCCTCTGAACTGCACCTGCCTCCTTCTCCATCCCAGGAGGGCTCTCCAACAGGGCTGTCTGCTCTCCGTCCAGCCCTCCCAGTCCAGGGGTCACTGTTCCCAGACTCGGTCCCCCTACGTACCTCGTGTCCTagggccctggggtgggaggtGTGCAGAGTCCTGGTTAAGAGGTTCTCAGGTTCCCTGAAGGATGGCGAAGGCCAAGAGCAGAcgggggggagaagagaggaatgTTCCTAGTGAGAGCCACAGATGAGGGCCCGGGCGTCCAGGAGACAGGCTGGCCCGGTCGGGgcggggatggggagagagactgcaccccccccacccccagtgctgAGCCCTTGGGGTCATCAGAGGGACATGGCCCTGCTGGGCCTTAGACAGGGCAGTCCCTGATCAGGCCTGGGGCTAGCACGGCAGCAGGACCCACGCCCGAGGCACACGGCAGCCTTTCCTGCACTGGAGCCCCTGGCTGGGGGCAGCCCCCATCCTCTCTGGGCCCTGCTCTCCCGGCGGCGGATCAGGGAGCAGCGTGAACCAGTGGGAGCGGGGATGAGgcctgcctttcttttctttttttcccctgagtcCCTTGCACGGACTAGGGGCTGAAACATGCACTTTTCCCAGATtggggaattcttttttttttttttttaaagggtgggaaaggcttagtctttttttttttttttaaattcatttttagagaggagagagagagacagagaggagagagagacagagagagagagaaggggggaggagctggaagcatcaactcccatatgtgccttgaccaggcaagcccagggtttcgaaccggcgacctcagtatttccaggtcgacgctttatccactgtgctaccacaggtcaggcagattggGGAATTCTTAAATCCTCAGGTTGGAAGGTTCCGGAACACCTGGGCCTCAGGCCCCTTTCCTGCATCTCGCCCCCAGACTTCcgctctctgtccctcctcctcggCATTCAGGGGATGCTTCATTTTGAATCACTTTCCAGGTGGCTGAGGACAACGTTCAAGCCCCAAAGGGCTCCAAGTTGAGGCCGTCTGGGGGTGAGGTCTTTTCTCAGTCGCCCACCCCCTTAACTCAGCCTAACCCAGAGGGGGGGGCCACCCGACCCTCAGGGTCCCCCAGCACCGAGTCAGGGCACCGGGCGCTCAGACGGTGAGTCCACGGGGACACCTGTTTCCTGGCTTCTCGCCCACCTGGCTGTTGGTCTCGCTCCGCTATTTGGTTGACACTCCTCTTGTGCACTCAAGTCCAGGGGTTCCCCTGTGGCTCCCAGCCTGGCCCAGGGAGCTCTGGGCAGACTTTTGGTGGCACTTGCACAGCCAAGAGTCCCAGGCTTCCCTCACCTCACTGTGGAGAGTGTATCAATGCACCCTCCCTTCCCATCGGGCAGGTGAGGACACGAAGGCCCAGAGAAGGGGGCTGGGGTGTCTGTCCAGGCAAGCTGTGGAGCTGGGAAGGGTGCCACGCAGAGGGGACAGGAGAAGGAGGGCctccccgggggtggggggcggggagtgaCAGCCCAGGTAACAACACAAAGTGGGACTGGGCTGGGAATGACAAGATCTGGGACATTATTGATGTCACGGCTGGAATCAGTAGTTATTGCTATTGCTCTATGATGCTAACCAGCTGGGGACACTGGCATGCAGGAGCTCAGATGTGGCCCCAGCTCTGGCCTTGGTCACTCTGAGGCTCTGGGCAGGTCGTGGCTGCAcgcagggcctcagtttccccattgtgCAAAGGTCCCAATTGGCTCTTTCCCACCTGGTCACCCCTGGGGTGGGCCTGGCCACCCCTGCAGCAGGGAGTAAGATCCTAGTGGTTTGTGCTGTCCGTGGGCTGACCCACACCAGCCCTCCCTCTGGCCTCAGCCCTGCATGGCCCGTCCTGGCCTGGGATTTGCATCATATGGGAAGGCACCGGCGGCAGTGGCGGGTCCCTCTGCAGGGTCCAAGCCAGAGCAGGCTCCACCCCTCCAGCCAGTTTGGGAGAGTGGGCGGTCTCCTCAGCGGAGCCAGGTGGCATGCGAGAGCGTTTTGTGGGGGGTTGAAAGGCTGGGCAAAGGCTGGGAGGTGAGAGGCTCGCTGATCGCACCGGAGATTACATTACGGAAATGAGGCTGGACGTGTAATCAAAACTCCTGAGTCTGAGCTGTTAAGATTTTATCCTGACGGCAATGGGGAGCCATAGAAGGTTCCTGAGGAGGGTGTGGGTGGGGAGATAAAGCGCCCCACATGCCTGAGCTCCTCTCACACGGAGAGGCTCTGGTCTGAGTCCGGGTGGTCTTAGAATTCGCTGCTGAAGGGACCGCATGGGCTTGGGGGGGACAGCGAAGGAGGAAGAGCATCAAGGCCGAGAGCGGTGTTCCAGAGAGGACAGGCAGTCTGCTCACCTCTCACAGAGACACCCATTCAGTGTTGCCAACAAACCCCAGtcaggcctgaccgggcggtggcgcagtggacagagcgtcgacctgggacgctgaggtcccaggttcgaaaccccaaggtcaccagcttgagcgtggggatcatcaacatggacgcaaggttgctggcttgaagcccaaggccactgacttgagcaaggggtcactggcttggccggagcccccccccctccaatcaaggcacacatgaaaaagcaatcaatgaacaacgaaggtgccgcgACGAtgagttagttgatgcttctcatctctctcccttcctgtatctctctctctctctccaaaataataataataattaagtaaacCAGGGTCAGCCTTTTCTGAGCACTTATCCAGAGGGAGGGGTTCTTATGAGGAATCCGAGGTTCAGAGAATTTGAGTGATTTGCCTAAAGTCACAGCGAGAAAGTGGCCTGGTCCCAGGGTCCACACACTTCCCTCCGTACTCCGCTGCCACGGGGTACACACCAGGCCGTGCCTCGAGCCAGGTCCGTGGGGCCTGGCACGTCCTCCCCACCTGCCCCTTCTCCTGACCCCGGGTGTCCCCAGGAGAGGGGAAGGCCGGGCTCCAGACAGCGGGGAGAAGGGAGGACCCAGGGCGATGCTGGGCGGGCGGTGGTCCCCCTGGCTGCTGCGGCCCAGTAGCCGTGACCATGGGTCCTCTCCACCAGCTATGGGGACCAGGTGCAGCACTTCAAGGTGCTGCGAGAGGCCTCGGGGAAGTActtcctgtgggaggagaagttCAACTCCCTCAACGAGCTGGTGGACTTCTACCACACGACCACCATCGCCAAGAAGCGGCAGATCTTCCTGCGGGATGAGGAGCCCCTGCTCCAGGTAGGTGGGCAGAGATGGGGACGGGCGGTGGGCTGGCCCAGTgtgagcctctctgtgcctccccccGGCCCCATGTCTGCAGGGGCTGTGACTCCCGGTGGGGTCAGCGCCCTCCACTCGGGGGCCtggcctcccttccttcccccacagTCCCATGTGGAGGGAGGGTCCAGCCCAGGTCGTGAGGGTCTATTCTGGTGGCACTGCAGTGAGACCCGCAGggtggaaaggagaggagggagagagagggaaggaacagGCCGGAAATGCCATGGGGGGAGAAATTCTGGCTTGTGGTCCGAAGGgcacagcacacagtaggtgttccatacatgtttgatgaatgaatgaaggaactgACACTGATGGGGCCTACTGAGCGCCACGTACTCACGTGGGCTCCGTGCACTGGGAGCTTGGTTGTCCCCATTGTCCAGACGGGACCGAGGCTTGGAGAGGGACGGGACTCATCTCAGGCCACCAGCCGAGGAGGCTCCGTCCTGGTTTTCTGCTCCCTCGACCTGCTGGCCCTGGGTGGGGTGCGGGTCAGTGTGGGCGAGGTTCTGGCCAGATACAGGGTGTGTgtgttgttgtgtgtgtgagtggggggggggggttggccaCCTCTCGTCCTCACAATAACAGCAATTTGCCAGGCAGCCCTTTCATCAGGGGGCGCCAGGGACCGGCTCTCATTAGGATGATGACACCAGCTCGTGGGGTTATTAGCTCTGATGTGCTTTGCTCCTCTGTCAGGGGTTGTCGGCAAGGTCTGGGGCTGGCGGTCAGGACCCTGAGACAACCTGGAGGGACTTGGGCTCTGCAGAGgggacagtggggggggggcgtggcCATAGCCAAGGCCTGAGGAGGGAGGGGGCCACTGGGCTGCGGCGACAGAGGAGTCCCCGGTCCGGCCCTGTTCCTGGACCCCAACGGCCTTGCCATGTGTGACCTCCGTTTCCTCTACGTCCAGTAGGATGAGCCCTGGGACCTGACAGGCCAGGGGAGACCCCCAGTGGTGGGGTCCCACCGGGAGGCTGGTTCTCTTCAGCCTGTCCCTGGCGGCCAGATCAGCTGTGagctctcctccaccccctcccccgccccctcgcAGCTTGGGCCAGCTCTGACCTGGAGGAGTGCGAGGGAGCCGGGATGGAGCTGGGGGGGGCCTCTGAGGACTCCCCGACACCCACCACCTCTGTCTCTGGCCCAGCCCTGAGATCACCCACCCTGTGGGCTCCAATCTCTTGGGACCCATGCCGCCACCGCCTCCTCTTTCCTGGGCCGAGAACCACTAATTACAGCCGGTCCACTGATCCTATCTCCTGTGCTGGATAAGATTCCACAGGCTCAGAGCAGGGATCCTGCTGGGGCAGGTAGGGCCAGAGTGCTTGGGTGTGGGAGCTGTCAGGGCACCCGGCTGGGACCCGTGACCCACCCACAGAGAGCTCTTGTCCAGATGCCAttgcaggtggggaaactgagtcccGCAGAGGGCAGAGACTTACCCCAGGTCACTTGGGGGCATAGGTAGCACAGGGAACCCAGGCCTGCGAGCAAGGAGCAGCTCAAAgtgactctctctcttctctctctctctctctctctctctctctcaaagcctGGTCGAGGGGCAGCTGCAGTGAACAGTGCTCTCAGCTACACAGAGCTTTCCAGTTTATAAGGCCCTGTGGTTCTTGTGGTTCTTATGGTTCTTGTGGACCCAGGGCCTGGCGTCAAAAATTATCCTggcggccttggccggttggctcagtggtagagtgttggcctggcatgcagaagtcccgggttcgattcccggccagggcacacaggagaagcgtccatctgcttctccacccctccccctctccttcctctctgtctctctcttcccctcccgcagccgaggctccattggagcaaagatggcccaggcgcgggggatggctccttggcctctgccccaggcgctagagtggctctggtcgcaacagagcgacgccccggaggggcagagcgtcgcccctggtgggcgtgccgggtggatcccggttgggcgcatgcgggagtctgtctgactgtctctccccgtttccagcttcagaaaaatacaaaaaaaaaaaaaaaattatcctggcTGTGGCAGAGCCAGGGAAAGGAGACCCCAGGCCGGGCAGGGACTTCACTGCAGCCCCTCAGCTAAGGGGACTCGGGTCTCTGCTGAGCCACCGGGACAGTCATGTCCTGCGTAGACACCGCGTCTGTGCAGCAGGCAGGCAGGGGGCGGCCATTCCCCTGGCCTCGGAGGCACCAGCGAGTCCAACCTGTACCCTGCCCTGCAGCTGTTCCCCTTTCTGACCCGCGGGAACCGCCTCTCCCGGGAGGGCCCCCCGGGCGCTCACAGCGTCTTCCCCTCGCAGGCGCCCCAGGCTTGCTTCGCCCAGGCCCAGTTTGACTTCTCAGCCCAGGACGCCTCACAGCTCAGCTTCCGCCGAGGGGACCTCATCGAGGTCCTGGACCGCCTGGACCCGCACTGGTGGCGAGGCCGGTTCTGCGGGCACGTCGGCTTCTTCCCGCGGAGCTACGTCCAGCAGGTGCACCTCTGACCCCACGGGGGCCCTGCGGGCAGGACTGGCCGGCCGTCTGTCCGCTGGGCACTGAAGTCCAGACCGATACCGTGGACACCGCCTCCAGGTCCCGTGGGGCCCCGCCAAGGGCCTGGCCCAGGAGCACGGGCCCCCGaactgcccagcccagccccctacCGCTCCACATGAACCGGCTACCCCGGGTGCCCACCGCCGAGTGATGCTCGGTGCCCGCCAGGCAAGGGCAGCTCCCTGGGCCCCCGCGGCCTCTTTCCAGTGGTCAGCAGCCTTGTGGCATCACAGGCTGGGCTGGCAGAGGCCCCGCCCACCGTCACCCTCAGTGGCCCCATCCTCAGAAAGGGTTGTGGGTTCACCTTGGGTTGACCACCCACTgggcctgcctgcccctcccttcaAAGGACCCTGGAGGTGTAAGGGGCGAGGGTGCTGTTGGCTGGGACTCGCTGCAAAGCCTCCAGGTGGAGCCCACCTTTTCCACAGTGCCCCACGGGCACCCCGCACCCCCACCCACGAGGGACACTGGGGGAGGGGCCGCAGAGGGGAAAGAAACGGAGGCAGCTGCCCCCTTGGCCCGGGCGGCCTTGGCGGAGAGAACCCGGGACGCAGCCCCCTAAGAGGCTTGTTGGTTCGAGGCCCGGGGTGCTGCCCAGACCCCGAGGAGCTTGGGGgagccacaggccaggtgagAACTGGGGTCGGAGCTGGAACTCAAAGTCCGGGGGCATCCAGAAACGGGGTGTGCAGTGTGAGCGGGGGTGCCCCCAGCTTGAGAAAAGACAAGGTGTCCGCCCAGAACGTGCACCCAGCCGGGGGTCCGAAGCAACCTGTGCAGAGTCTGGGCACCTCTGGGCAGAGGAAGAGTGAGGGGAGCTCGAACCGGCGTGGAGGGCCAGGCTGGTGACGGaggggcagtgggcagtgggcagggagggagagagggagggagggagaggaggctcCGGTGGCGGCGGCCACAGCCAGGATGGGGGCGGCCTCGGGAGGGGGGCTGCGTCTGAGTCGGGAAGGGCGTCCCCTCTGCCCAGGGGTGGCCTGAGCTCCGGCAAGATTGTGCCGCCCCTAACCTGGACCCACATTCTCAAAATAAAACCGGGAACACAGTGTGAGGGTCAGAAATCGAGTTTTCTTTCCCATTGcgactactatttttttttttgaagtatccccttcttttttccctcaTTTCCTCCCTGATTTTTCAGGGCTCCTGCTGTGCCGGCTGGGGCCAGTCCCTGAGCACAGACCCTGCCACGTAGCCGTGAGGGCAGCCACCCTTCTCTGCGCTGTGGTGTCCTCATCAGAGAAACAGGGTGGACCCCCGCTCTCCTGCCCAGGGTGGGGGACACCTCAGGCGAAGTAGGCGTAGAAGAAGATGTTGACGCACAGGAGCAGGATGGCATTGAAGCCGCAGACGCGGGCCCAGAAAGCGTGTGTCCGAGTGTCACCTGGAGGGGGTGGGAGCAGAGGAACAGAGGAGGGTCACCCAGTGCCCCAGGGGTGGGAGTGAGAGGGCGGACCCAGGGTCACCTGCATACCTGTTTTGGCTCCCAGGGGCAGGTCCTGAGCTAGAGTCCACCAGGTAAGGTTCTGGATCTGCAGGGTGTGGcgggacaggggtgggggtggggtggactcAGTGGACCCAGACAGAATCCggggtcagtgaggaaagcgggcAGACAGCTCAGAAAGGCCCCCGGGGCCCAGGGCtagatgggggcggggggggagagGCCCAGAGCTAGAGAATCCTTGAGTCAGAGAGGGTCAGGGGTCAGGTGCCCAGGGCTCGGCCAGGGCTTACCTGCGTCCCCTGGGGCGGCGGCGT
The DNA window shown above is from Saccopteryx bilineata isolate mSacBil1 chromosome 2, mSacBil1_pri_phased_curated, whole genome shotgun sequence and carries:
- the GRAP gene encoding GRB2-related adapter protein; this encodes MESVALYNFQATESDELAFSKGDTLKILNMEDDQNWYKAELRGAEGFIPKNYIRVKPHPWYSGRISRQLAEEILMKRNYLGAFLIRESESSPGEFSISVNYGDQVQHFKVLREASGKYFLWEEKFNSLNELVDFYHTTTIAKKRQIFLRDEEPLLQAPQACFAQAQFDFSAQDASQLSFRRGDLIEVLDRLDPHWWRGRFCGHVGFFPRSYVQQVHL